The segment CGCCAATGTAACGACATTTTGGATGAAGAAATGTTCCTTCGGGGGAGAAACACGCGTGTTGCGCGAGGGGAAGGTCGAACGGGGGCCGGCATGGCCGGCTGCTGCCGGAACCGGCACGCCGGCTGTTCAGGCGCGCCGGCGGCGAGAGGGTGGGCCTGCCACGGCCATGCGCCCGTCGACATAGGCGCCGAAAGTCTCGGCCTCCATGGCGCGGGCGAACAGCCAGCCCTGGCCATAGGTCACGCCGCGCGCGATCAGGTAATCCGCCTGGGCGCCGTGTTCGATCCCCTCGGCCGCGACGTCCAGCCCCAGGGTTGCGGCCAGCGACAGGATGTGGCCCATCACATCATCGGCTGGCGTGCCGCTGCCGATGCTGTCGACAAAGGTCTTGTCCAGCTTCAGCCCGTCGACGGGCAGGGTGGCCAGATAGGCGAGGCTGGAATAGCCGGTGCCAAAATCGTCGATGGTCAGCCGATAGCCGGCATCGCGGAAGCTGCGCATCGAACTCTGCGCGCGGCGGGCATCGATCAGCGTCCGCTCGGTTGCCTCAAGCACGATCTGATCGGCGGCGACGCCATGGGTCTTGCGCAGCCGGTCGAGCCGGCCACGCACCCGGTCGCTCTCGACATCCGGCGCCGACAGGTTGATGGCAATCCACACCGTCGGCCGTTCGGCCAGGAATTTGCCGATATCCGCGAAGACATGCTCGATGATCTGATCGGTCAGGCGCTCGATCAGGCCCTCGGCCTCGGCGACCGGAATGAAACGGTCCGGCGAAATCATGGTGCCATCGCGCTGCTGCCAGCGCACCAGCGCCTCGCCTCCCAGGCAGGCGCCATCGCTCAACCGCACGATCGGTTGATAGACAACCCGGAATTCCCCGCGCGCCAACCCGCGTCGGATACGGGCACCCATGGTGTCGCCGCGTCGCGCCAGGGTGAGGATCAGCCAGAAGATGATCGCGCCGCTGGTCAGGCCCAGCAGGCCCAGCGGTACCGCCTGCTGCCGCCAGGCTTCCAGCACCACGTCGATCGGTTGTGCCGCCAGCGCCATGGCGGCGCCGTCCGCGGTCGGGGCCGCCACGATCAACCGGTTGCCGACCCGCAGCGACCGGGGCGGCGGATCGGTGCGGAAACGGTCGACCATATCCGACAGCATGGCCCGTTCGGGCCGCGACCGCACGCCCATCACCTGGCGGCTGGTCAGCGACACCATGCTCAGAACCGTGCGCGGATCGGTCAGCACAAGGTCGTAGATCTGCTCGGTATCCAGAAACAGCGCGAAGCCGTTGCGGGCGATGACGGTCGATCGGGCAACGTCGCTGGCCGGCGCCCGCACGTCCGGCGGCACCCGGTCG is part of the Tistrella bauzanensis genome and harbors:
- a CDS encoding EAL domain-containing protein; the encoded protein is MTDFSRTDAERANPGHDTRQSFQGDGMRGRVLAIALTLATLIGALPVAGSLWVAWGSANRARTDMLDGAVHEMLARYNRMSTEIDQVFDDLSSLPLAEACEPVGLMRLRTAAYFSRGVREVAVIENGRILCTGAGKSDMPASLPLPDMSEGDVRIWYDRVPPDVRAPASDVARSTVIARNGFALFLDTEQIYDLVLTDPRTVLSMVSLTSRQVMGVRSRPERAMLSDMVDRFRTDPPPRSLRVGNRLIVAAPTADGAAMALAAQPIDVVLEAWRQQAVPLGLLGLTSGAIIFWLILTLARRGDTMGARIRRGLARGEFRVVYQPIVRLSDGACLGGEALVRWQQRDGTMISPDRFIPVAEAEGLIERLTDQIIEHVFADIGKFLAERPTVWIAINLSAPDVESDRVRGRLDRLRKTHGVAADQIVLEATERTLIDARRAQSSMRSFRDAGYRLTIDDFGTGYSSLAYLATLPVDGLKLDKTFVDSIGSGTPADDVMGHILSLAATLGLDVAAEGIEHGAQADYLIARGVTYGQGWLFARAMEAETFGAYVDGRMAVAGPPSRRRRA